From Atribacterota bacterium, one genomic window encodes:
- a CDS encoding bifunctional precorrin-2 dehydrogenase/sirohydrochlorin ferrochelatase — protein sequence MEGYPVVLSLSHKPCLLVGGGLVAQRKVQRLLQAGAEVTVVSPALTKGLTALVREGKIVWRRRSYQEGDVKGFFLVFAASDNPAVNREVAQEAKARGVLCNVVDCPQCSSFLTPAVFEWEGICIAITSEGKSPFLVRFIREWLEGNFPQGLGEVLQVLEKERRMLKEAGIPLQEKKRRYRDILERWGTSWKGEKE from the coding sequence ATGGAAGGATATCCGGTAGTGCTTTCTTTATCGCATAAACCTTGTCTTCTGGTTGGTGGAGGATTGGTGGCACAGCGAAAGGTCCAGAGACTCCTCCAGGCTGGGGCAGAAGTCACAGTGGTATCTCCTGCGCTTACTAAAGGGTTGACGGCGCTCGTCCGCGAAGGAAAAATAGTCTGGAGAAGGCGGTCATATCAGGAGGGAGACGTAAAAGGTTTTTTCTTGGTGTTTGCTGCTTCTGATAATCCAGCGGTCAATCGGGAAGTGGCCCAAGAGGCCAAAGCCCGAGGGGTACTCTGTAATGTGGTGGACTGTCCCCAATGTTCGTCATTTTTGACCCCCGCGGTTTTTGAATGGGAGGGCATTTGTATCGCCATTACCAGTGAAGGAAAAAGTCCTTTTCTGGTTCGCTTTATTCGAGAATGGCTGGAGGGCAATTTTCCTCAAGGTCTTGGCGAAGTGCTTCAGGTTCTTGAGAAAGAACGTCGGATGCTCAAAGAAGCGGGTATACCTCTTCAAGAGAAAAAGCGTCGCTACCGAGACATTTTGGAACGATGGGGTACATCGTGGAAGGGGGAAAAAGAGTGA
- the hemL gene encoding glutamate-1-semialdehyde 2,1-aminomutase — MNSQELFARAQQVIPGGVNSPVRAFRAVGGMPIFVDRALGSHLLDVEGRSYLDYCMSWGAIILGHAHPVVVEAIESQVRRGTSFGTCHELEVLMAERICEALPSTEMVRFTSSGTEAVMSALRLARGYTGRTLIVKFSGCYHGHVDSLLVRGGSGLLTLGVPDSLGVPEAFAQTTILLSYNHIEEVEETFSRWGERIAAVIVEPVAGNMGVVIPRREFLETLRQITLQYGTLLIFDEVITGFRISYSGAQGYYGITPDLTVLGKIVGGGLPVGVYGGRRAIMQHVAPEGKVYQAGTLSGNPLTLSAGYAVLTYLKDHPEVYRELEHKARRLALGMESIFQDVGIPVHVNQIGSMLTLFFNQETVHDDIGALRTDRKRYAWFFHEMLHRGVYLPPSPFEAMFLSLEHRDDDINFTLEVVHKIATQRDFFSA, encoded by the coding sequence GTGAATTCCCAGGAACTCTTTGCACGGGCTCAACAAGTTATACCTGGAGGTGTCAATAGCCCGGTCCGGGCATTTCGGGCCGTAGGAGGTATGCCAATATTTGTCGATCGAGCACTAGGGAGTCATCTGCTTGACGTAGAAGGGCGGAGTTATCTTGATTACTGCATGTCCTGGGGGGCAATCATCTTGGGGCATGCGCATCCTGTGGTGGTGGAGGCAATTGAGAGTCAGGTTCGGCGCGGAACGAGTTTTGGGACCTGTCATGAGCTTGAGGTGCTGATGGCAGAAAGAATCTGCGAAGCTCTTCCTTCGACCGAGATGGTCCGGTTCACCAGCTCTGGAACCGAAGCGGTGATGAGCGCTCTACGTCTGGCCAGGGGTTATACTGGAAGAACACTAATAGTAAAATTCAGTGGATGTTACCACGGCCATGTAGACAGCCTTCTCGTTCGGGGGGGTTCAGGCCTTTTGACTCTGGGTGTTCCTGATTCTTTGGGAGTTCCGGAAGCATTCGCTCAAACCACTATTCTCCTTTCCTACAACCATATCGAGGAAGTTGAAGAGACATTCTCCCGATGGGGAGAGCGTATCGCTGCGGTCATTGTGGAACCGGTAGCGGGAAATATGGGAGTGGTGATACCCAGGAGGGAATTTTTAGAAACGTTACGCCAAATTACCCTTCAATATGGGACTCTGCTCATCTTCGACGAAGTCATTACCGGTTTTCGGATTTCCTATTCCGGAGCACAGGGGTACTATGGGATTACTCCTGATCTTACGGTCTTAGGAAAAATCGTCGGAGGAGGGCTTCCGGTGGGAGTGTATGGTGGTCGGCGGGCAATCATGCAGCACGTTGCTCCCGAGGGAAAAGTGTACCAGGCCGGGACCCTTTCCGGGAACCCCCTCACCTTAAGTGCCGGATACGCTGTCCTGACGTATCTTAAGGACCATCCTGAGGTTTATCGGGAACTGGAACACAAAGCACGACGTCTTGCGCTGGGAATGGAATCGATTTTTCAAGATGTAGGGATACCAGTGCATGTAAACCAGATAGGGAGCATGTTGACTCTCTTTTTTAACCAGGAGACTGTTCATGATGACATTGGCGCCCTTCGAACGGACCGCAAGCGTTATGCTTGGTTTTTCCATGAGATGCTCCACCGTGGCGTATACTTACCTCCGTCTCCTTTTG